One window of Elaeis guineensis isolate ETL-2024a chromosome 11, EG11, whole genome shotgun sequence genomic DNA carries:
- the LOC105054172 gene encoding CDGSH iron-sulfur domain-containing protein NEET — protein MASSMVSTVGARFSYAPTAEGLKQRRMQAVSIRRRTVAVRAEGGINPEIRKVEEKVVDSVAVAELSKPVTAYCRCWRSGTFPLCDGSHVKHNKATGDNVGPLLLKK, from the exons ATGGCGTCTTCTATGGTGAGCACGGTGGGAGCTCGCTTCTCGTACGCCCCGACCGCGGAAGGGCTGAAACAGAGGCGGATGCAGGCGGTCTCTATTCGGCGCCGCACCGTCGCGGTGAGGGCGGAGGGGGGCATCAACCCGGAGATCCGAAAGGTGGAGGAGAAGGTCGTGGATTCCGTCGCCGTCGCCGAGCTCTCCAAACCCGTCACCGCCTATTGCCG GTGTTGGAGGTCGGGGACGTTCCCGCTGTGCGACGGGAGCCATGTGAAGCACAACAAGGCTACGGGTGACAACGTGGGGCCTTTGCTGCTCAAGAAGTGA